TTAAACAAACCGACGATGTGGGAGTTGATTAGGGTCGGGGGCCCGGTGCCGGCCGAGATAACAAGCGTTACGTCGGCGGTCGCCCCACTGCCGACAATGACAGCGTACACCGCGACCGTGACGGTCCGGCTGAAACGCGGGGTGCTCGATCCCGAGGCCGAGACGACCCAGCGCCAGCTCGAACGGCTCGGGTTCGACCTCGCGGACCTCCGGTCGGCCGACCAGTTCGAGATCGACGTCGACGCGGCCGACGCCGACGCGGCCGCCGAGCGCGCCGACGAGATGGCCGAGCGCCTGCTCGCCAACCCGACGATCCACGACT
Above is a genomic segment from Halorientalis sp. LT38 containing:
- the purS gene encoding phosphoribosylformylglycinamidine synthase subunit PurS, whose amino-acid sequence is MTAYTATVTVRLKRGVLDPEAETTQRQLERLGFDLADLRSADQFEIDVDAADADAAAERADEMAERLLANPTIHDYTVAVDERDA